The Geobacter sp. sequence CAGCTTGCCGGCACCGACCATCTGGGCGGTGAGGTAGAAGGTGGAGACAACAACCGTTGAGAGAGCGGCCACGGCGCGCACCGGCTTCGGCTCGGTCCTGAAGGAAAGGATGTCCCCCAGGGTGTACTTGCCGGCGTTGCGGCAGGGCTCGGCGATGATCAGGAGCACGGTGATGTAGGCGACCAGCCACCCCACCGAGTACATGAAGCCGTCATAGCCGTAAAGCGAGATCAGACCGGAAATCCCCAGGAACGAGGCTGCCGACATGTAGTCGCCGGCGATGGCCCAGCCGTTCTGGGTGCCGGTGATCCCGCCGCCGGCCGCATAGAAGTCCGCTGCCGATTTGGTCTTCTTGGCCGACCAGACAACGACCCCCATGGTGATGGCAACGATGGCCACGAACATGGTAATGGTGATGGCCTTGTTGGCCTTGATTTCAGTCTTGACCGGTGCTGCCGGTGCCGGGGTAGCGGTCTGCTGCATGGCCGCGGGTGCGGCCGGGGTGGTGGCTGCGGGCGCGGTTACGGCCGAAGCGTTGGTGGTGTCAGGGGCCTTGGCCGGCTCGGCAAAGGCGACGGAGCCCACGGAAAGGGCCAGGGTCAATGCGACGAACAGTTTTTTCATGTGTCCTTTCCTCCTTTCCTATTTGAGCTCGTCCACCAGCTCGCGAGTCAGCCGGTCGAAGTCTTTGTTGGCAACGTGGGCATAGTAAATGGCCAGTCCCCAGGAGACGAAGAACTGGGAGAGGGCGAACAGGTAGCCGAAGTTGACCGGCCCGATCACCTTGATCTTGAAGAGCCCCGGCGCATAGGCCGCGCCGATGGGGAGGAGGAAGTAGTACACGGTGGAGAAAATCCACCAGCCGAAAAGAAAGGCGGATTTCTTTCTGTGAAGCTCGACGAACTTCGGGTTTTTGGCAATGGCTGTCCAGTCGTACTGCTTCTGTGCCATGGCTGTTACTCCTTTCGCATGAAAATGTGTTCGAGAAGCGGCGTCCCGTTCCCGCAATTCAACCCGATTCTGAAATCTCCCTCCTTTCGTATATGATGGTGAAACGAAGTCAGTTATCCTCGGGCATAACCGAATCGTTCCGAAAGCATCTCAGCTCCTTCCTGCAAGGAGGGGATGATCTCGGTTTCCAGCCGGTCGGCGAGCATCCTGAATGAAGGTGCCAGCATGGTGATGGCGCCTACCACCTTGCCGGCATAGTCCTTGACCGCAACGGCAACGCTGATTATCCCATCTCCCAGGCCGTTACGGTCTACGGCGACCCCCTTTTTCCGGATGTCGTCAAGCTCTGATTCGAGCAGCCGCAGATTGCACGGAGCTTTTCTGCGCCTCCCCCGCTTGACATTGGAATTCGTGTCTCTGCATTCCAGGGCCTTGATGGCCTTGCCAGCCGCGTTACTGAAGAAGGGGAACCGCTGACCGACCAGAGGTGCCGCCTTGACTTTCTGCCTGCAGTCGACCATATCCAGGAACATGACCTCATCATCCTTCAGCACGGTCATGTAGACCGCTTCATCGTGCTTTTTCGCCAGCTCTTCCATGACGGGATGGGCATAGGTGATGATTGTGGATTTGTTGAGAATTTTTTGGGAAAGACCGACAGCACTGATCCCGAGCCGGTACGTGCCGCTGAGCTGGTCGCGTTCGACCATTCCTCGCATTTCAAGGGTAGCCATCAGGCGAAACGCCTTGTTCCTGGAAATGTGCAATTGAGAACAGAGGTGCGGCAGCGAAATGTGCCCTGATTCCGAGGCGAGTATCAATTCGAGTACGTCGAAAACGACGTCAATAGAACGTATGGAATAATCCGGGTTGATTTTTCGTATCATGGCCAGACCTCATCAATTCGCTTTTCATCAGATATATAACTGTCTGAGAGCCGCAGAGCGCGAGATCATGCCAAAACAATGCACCTCTCCTGTCCAGGTGGAAAACCTGGCAACGCCTGGTAAATGGGAGTCCGTACCGAACCGATGTCGGGATACACTACCACGGACAGCCGCAGAGATTCTCCGCAGCTGTCCCCCTATGTCACAGGCAAAACGAGGAGAAAATTGATCAGGCGCTCAGGGGAAAAGGAATGGGAGGGGCACGGGAGGCGTGTTGCAGCGAGGGAGTGAACGTCGAGAAGGAAAACTCATCAATCGAGGAGAGGAACCCGACACATTGGATTCTGACGAGAACGGGACTCTGATGCGGGAGGACAAAATCAACCTGCAGCTGCTGTACGACTTCAACTGACTTTTTCGATATGCTTTCTAGTACGGCGCGGGGACGCTGTTTTGGAGCCCCCCCCCCTGAGAGAAACGGATTGCGCATCCCCAGGAAAACCAGGAAAAACGAAGCCAGAATGATGGAGCTGTAGAGTATTTTCCTGTTCATGGCCAGCCCGTCGAGTACCTGCGTGAATATCGCCCGAGCAGTGAAATGCGTGATCACCCGGGAAGCAGCGTGAAGAAAATATAACAACTTTATATTTAGTACGCAACATAAAATATAAAAAAAATTTCAGTTCGTAACACGTCGAATATTATTGACAAAAATATTTGAACAACGTCGCATCATCCAGTTAATTCTCCATATACTGGGATATTTCATTGCGGGAAAAAGTGGGGGGGCACGATGGAACGGCAGGATAGTAGCCGCATCAGGAAGGTTCGTGAAGGGGAGGAGAGCAGGCGGAAGTGGGCGCCGTCAGGATACACGGTGGACATACGGGGTCAGAGATCCATGATCATGGCGATCTCGTCGCAGTCGGGAAACTTGACGCACTTGACGCAATCGCCCCAGACCTTGTGGGGGAGTTCGGATTTGTCCACGATGCGGAAACCAAAGCGTGCAAAGAAATCCGGCTTGTAGGTGAGACAGAAGACCCGCTTCAGCCCCAGGGCGCGGGCCTCGTCGATACACGCCTGCACCACCTGACTGCCGATCCCCTTCCCTCCCGCCTCTTCCGCAACAGCTACGGAACGGACCTCGGCAAGATCGTCCCAGACGATATGCAGCGCCGCCGTGCCGAGTATCTGGCCATCCTCCTCGATGACGAAAAAGTCGCGGATCGCTTCGTAGAGTTCGGAAAGCGAGCGGGAGAGCATGTCCCCCCTGCTGGCAAAATGGGTGAGCAGTTTCTGGATCGGTTTGACATCCTTGATCTGTGCTTTACGAAGCATGGCGCTGTGCCTCCTCTATCAATTCCCGTGCATGCTCTCGGGTCGTGTCGGTGATGGTGACTCCGCCGAGCATCCGTGCTATCTCGGCGATCCGTTGCTCGGCTGAGAGCAGTGCTACCCTGGTGACCGTGCGCCCCTCGTCCTGTCCCTTGCCGACACGGTAATGGCGGTCGGCAAAGGCTGCAACCTGGGGGAGATGGGTGATGCAGAGGACCTGCTGGCCCGCGGCAACCCGCTTGAGCTTCTGCCCCACCAGGGCCGAGGTGGCCCCGCCGATGCCGGTATCGACCTCGTCGAAGACCAGGGTCGGGACGTCGCTCTCGGGATGAAGCTGCTTCAAGGCCAGCATGAGCCGTGACAGCTCTCCACCCGAGGCGATGCGGGCCAAGGGTCGTGGCGGCTCCCCCGGATTGGGGGAAAAGAGAAACTCGACCCGCTCCAGACCCGTCGAGCGCGGCTCGTTCAGCTCTTCAAACGATACGGCAAAGATGGCATGTGGCATGGCAAGATCCGCCATCTCTCGCGCCATTGCCTTGCCGAGGGTGCCGGCCGCCTCTTGCCGGGCAGCGGAAAGCAGCTTCCCCTGCTCGGCCATGCACCGGCCGAGTTCCGCCAGCCGGGACTCCAGCTCGCCCCGTGCGGCAGCAACGGAGCCGAGCTGGGCCAGTTCGTTGTCGATCGCCTCTTTGAAAGCAAGAAGCTCCTCGACGGTCGGTGCATATTTCTTTTGCAGCCTGCCGATGAGGTCGAGCCGGTCGTCAAGCTGCTGCAGTCGGGCAGGGTCCGCCTCGATGCGGCCGGCATAGTCACGCAGCGTCAGCGCCGTGTCCTCCAGCTGGAGATAGGCACCTTCCAGGGACTCCCTGACCGGGGCAAGCCGGGGGTCCAGCGCCGTCACATCGCCGATCCCGGATGCCGCCCCCTTCAAAAGCCCCAGAAGCGGCGCGTCTCCGCCATAGAGCAGTTCATAGGCCCCCTGGGCAGCGCCCATCAGGCGCTCGGCATGGACTAACAGCTGCCGCTCCCGCTCCAGTTCCTCTTCTTCGCCGGCCTGCAGCCGGGCATCGGCGATCTCCGTCGACTGGAAGCTCAACAGGTCGATCCGCCGCTCCCGTTCCCTCTCCCCCTCGTCCAGCTCGGCCAGTTCCCGCTCTGTCTGGCGATAGCGGGCGTACAGGTTCCCGTACTCCTGGCGGAGAGCGGTGCATCCGGCGAAATCGTCGAAGAGGAGCAGGTGGTTGTCCGGTTTCAGCAGGGTCTGGGCCTCGTGCTGGCCGTAGATGTTGATGCAGCGGCGGGCGACCTCGGTCAGGACGCCGAGGGTTGCCAGACCGCCGTTGA is a genomic window containing:
- a CDS encoding DUF485 domain-containing protein, encoding MAQKQYDWTAIAKNPKFVELHRKKSAFLFGWWIFSTVYYFLLPIGAAYAPGLFKIKVIGPVNFGYLFALSQFFVSWGLAIYYAHVANKDFDRLTRELVDELK
- a CDS encoding helix-turn-helix domain-containing protein; translated protein: MIRKINPDYSIRSIDVVFDVLELILASESGHISLPHLCSQLHISRNKAFRLMATLEMRGMVERDQLSGTYRLGISAVGLSQKILNKSTIITYAHPVMEELAKKHDEAVYMTVLKDDEVMFLDMVDCRQKVKAAPLVGQRFPFFSNAAGKAIKALECRDTNSNVKRGRRRKAPCNLRLLESELDDIRKKGVAVDRNGLGDGIISVAVAVKDYAGKVVGAITMLAPSFRMLADRLETEIIPSLQEGAEMLSERFGYARG
- a CDS encoding N-acetyltransferase, which codes for MLRKAQIKDVKPIQKLLTHFASRGDMLSRSLSELYEAIRDFFVIEEDGQILGTAALHIVWDDLAEVRSVAVAEEAGGKGIGSQVVQACIDEARALGLKRVFCLTYKPDFFARFGFRIVDKSELPHKVWGDCVKCVKFPDCDEIAMIMDL
- the recN gene encoding DNA repair protein RecN; amino-acid sequence: MLTDLNIKNIAIIDTLHVAFGPGLNLLTGETGAGKSIIVDAVSLLMGGRASSELIRSGAEEATVEAVFDLNGRPELQAFLAENGIEGDGELLVKRVVAKTGKNRIFLNGGLATLGVLTEVARRCINIYGQHEAQTLLKPDNHLLLFDDFAGCTALRQEYGNLYARYRQTERELAELDEGERERERRIDLLSFQSTEIADARLQAGEEEELERERQLLVHAERLMGAAQGAYELLYGGDAPLLGLLKGAASGIGDVTALDPRLAPVRESLEGAYLQLEDTALTLRDYAGRIEADPARLQQLDDRLDLIGRLQKKYAPTVEELLAFKEAIDNELAQLGSVAAARGELESRLAELGRCMAEQGKLLSAARQEAAGTLGKAMAREMADLAMPHAIFAVSFEELNEPRSTGLERVEFLFSPNPGEPPRPLARIASGGELSRLMLALKQLHPESDVPTLVFDEVDTGIGGATSALVGQKLKRVAAGQQVLCITHLPQVAAFADRHYRVGKGQDEGRTVTRVALLSAEQRIAEIARMLGGVTITDTTREHARELIEEAQRHAS